The Triticum aestivum cultivar Chinese Spring chromosome 4B, IWGSC CS RefSeq v2.1, whole genome shotgun sequence sequence GGAATTATTGGCTTCACCTTCAAGGAAAACATAATCTTACAGGTTTGTTTAGATCAAACTTAAACTCTTTATTCAATCCGAGTGCAAAAACTTAAACAGATGTGGCAAAAACTTTGATAAACTCTAATCATATTTGAGGTGATGTTGATGCATCCTGCGGCGTCGCTGCTTGGTAACGTTTCACCAAACGACGCAGGTTGATGAACGCTGATCCGCCCTCCCGGACGGCCTCTCTCGCCGTCGTCGCgagcgccgccgccctcccccGCCTCTCCACCGCCTCGTCTCCTCCGCCCATGATGCTCCTCACCGCCTTCTCCACCGCCCctcgctccaccaccgccacctccccgtcctcctccttcAACCACTCCACCCCGACGCTCACGCCGGTCCCCATCGACTGCACGGCCAACATTTCGTTCAGGAACTGGTGCGCCATATGCGGCCATGTCGCCACCGGGAGCCCCGCCGCGACCGCCTCCATCATcgagttccacccgcagtgcgtCACGATGCCACCCACCGACGCGTGGGACAAGATCAGCTGCTGCGGTGCCCAGCCCTTGATCAGCAGGCCGCGGCCGGACAACCGGCCCTCCAGCTCCTCAAGGAACCTGCGgacctcctcgtcctcgtcctgcCCGGCGTTCTCCGGTGATACCACCCAGATGAACGGGTGCCCCGACGCCTCAAGGCCAAGCCCGGTCTCCACCACCTGCTCTGGGCGCGCGTGCACGACGCTGCTCCCGAAGCTGACGTAGACGACGGAGGACGGCTCCTTACCGTCGAGCCATCGGAGGCACTCGTCGGCGTCGACGGCGGGCGCGTTCCCTCTCGCCGCAAGCGCCGCCGAGTGCTGGTGCTCGTGCTGGTGGAACAGCGACACCGGACCGACGGCCCACACGTTGACGCTCCTGACCTCCCCGCTGTCCACGACCGTCCCCGGCTCCAGCTCGAGGAAGGTGTTGAGGAGGACGCCGTCGACGTCGACGCCCGCCCGCTCGACGGCGTATGCCAGCTTCTCGTACGCCAGCTTCTCAGACGCCGGCAGCCGCATGAACCCGGGGGGCGCGGTGGGCACCTTCACCTCGACCGGCTCCTCGGGCATGAGGTGCCAGTAGGGGTCCGCTGCGGCGTAGGCGTTGTGCATGGCCGCCGCGTGGTGCTCCGTCTGCAGGCAGAGGAGGCAGTAGGCGGACATGCCGAGGAAGCTGAGCCGCGGGACGCCGAGGCTCATGGCTAGGCCGGCGGTCCACGGGTGACAGATGTCGGACACGACGCACGTGACAGGCGGCGCATGCGCGCGGAGGTGGCGCTCCAGCGGCCCACGAAGGCGCGACGCGGCGAGGAGGTAGGTGGCCTCCTGGTCTAGCGGGATCCGGTCGACGTCGTCGGTCCCGGCGAGGTCGAGCGGGAGCTCCATGAGCCGGACCGGCAGGCCCGACGACTCGACCGCGGGGCGGAGGCGCGCGGCGTAGGTCGGCgtgacgacgatgctggagagcgCGCCGTGGGCGGCTAGCTGCATCGCCGCGTCCACCGCCGGGATCAGGTGGCCGTGGTGCATCAGCGGGACGAAGACGAAGTGCGCCGTCGTCGTGGCCGCCACGTCGTCGGAGTTTGCTCCCCGGCAGGCCATCCTATTACTCCTAGAGCGCGACGGCGAGGCAACGACGGCGTGCCGTGGGTGTTGGAATGGCGGTGTGGTGCTGGCCCGTCGTGGTAGAAGATGGCCGGGTTTGGGGTTGGGTTGCCACAGGTACATATAcctgcaggcggcggcggcggcggcggccatatgattctgaccgcggcggcggcggcggcggcggctatatgATTCTGACCTGAGCTGCCTGACCTGACCTGAGTTCCCTGCTGTTATATGGCCCTAAAATGTTCAGGACTGTGACCAGGTCTTGCCTTTGGATGACACGATGCATAAACACAGAAAACAGCTGCAAAGTGGCATTCCtcggaaaaaaacaacaactgcaAAGTGGTAAAGAAAAGGAACTAACCATGTGTCCATGTAATAAGGCTTGAGCTGGCAGAAGTCCCTTTCAAATGCATCTTGGTCTTCCATCTTCTACTGGGTTATCATTCGGTAAAGTCAAAACAAATGAGTATCATTCTGTAAAGATGTTTGCTTTATCAAGTTGAGAGCATGTTGCAAAATGTCTGGACATGTTGATGGATATTTTATCTAAGAAGATGTAGAATTTCATGTTTTGCATGTATATATCATGCTAATGATGCTAAATCATGTTGATGCTTGTCAATAAACGACGCGAAGCAGATGTTTATGTTCAGCTCCGACAAGGAACTGCAGCAGTACATTGCAGAGGTAAGTTCCGTGCCTTGTGTTGTCCCCGGCGTGAATTACGCGAGTTATTATGACTCCCCGTGTGGGATGTAAAGTATCGCCGTGTTCGTCAACAGGAGCACCCCGAGTGGGACGTCAAGGACGGCCGGGTCTTGTTCCAGAAGGCGAAGGAGTCGCAGCCCTGCAAGAGGAGATACCGGCGGCGCCGGTCATCAACCAGACCCTCGGCTACGCGAGGGAGCTGAGAGGGTCGTGTGATTTGTTTGCCTCTTCTTTTCTTCGTCTTTGGGCTGAGTTTCCCATGAAGAGGTGGATTATTGGATTGCCCTGTGACTCAGGCTGTACTATTTTTGTTAAATCGTTTGTTTCACCCACTGTTTCCAAAGATACTCAACTGTGAAATGTCGGCTTAAAATGGCAAAAGGAACAACGCTTGTTATGTTAATGATGAATTGATTGTGTAAGAGCGAGTCCGACGGAGGGGCCTGTGCTCTCGACGGCGGCAATATCTTTGGCAATTGATGCCGCTTGTGTAGATCCTTCATTCTCAATGGTCGCCTACCGGTAGATGATGAGCCAGTTGATTGGCAGAAGTCATATCAAAATTACCTTGAAACTACAAGGGAGTTGAACaaaagatatactccctccgttccgatttactcgtcgtgctttgaactaaaaccacgacgagtaaaccaaaacggagggagtagcagtaTAAACCTACTCCAGAAAttgcttttggaggccgagcttcGTGGAGCCTCCAAATTCAAAATTCCTgcaaattcatatttttacatttaaaaatttctgaaaaaaataaagagataGATAAAGGCACAATGCACGTAAAATTTTAGGACGAAATCAGTTGAAATGAGGGCTGTGAAAATAAAATATCTAgggctttttaacacatgatactatccaTCCTCGTCTTTTTTGCACATTTCAatgtatttcatcctgaaattttgcACATATACACCGcacatccttgtttacttgtacAATTTTTTTCAGCTTTTTTTGAAACCAAAATTTTCAAGGCataatatttctttacagagagatactccctccgttcaaaattacttgtctcggaaatggatgtatctagaactaaaatacatctagatacatccatttctacgacaagtaattccgaacggagggagtacatgtttgcAGCAAACAGGGCATGAATAAGAACATCATGCTTGATCTACAAGGAGGTGTAAGATTGACAGGGGATTATACCAAATGTAAAAGCAGAAACACAGATGTACTTACAAAACAGTCACAGAGCACAtgtacaaaaaagaagaaaaatgctGCTGCTGCATCTGCAATAACTTGACAGGAGTATATAATCATTTGCCCTGTTTGCATGTTTCTTCTAGCATAATCATTTAGCTTGTTTTGGTATTAAAAAAAATATAAGAATCCAATGGAGTACATGGTCTTCAAGAAGACAGGTTACAGAATTCTGAAAAAACAATATGAAACACCGTTTATATCCAATACAAAACAGCAAAAGCGCAAACTAAAAGAGAGGTCATAAACAGCAGTATTAGCATACAAGATGTGCACGTCCACGACTGCATTTTTTACAGCAGAAATGTCATAGCAACAAAACAGGCCACTGTATATCATCTGAGGGTTGTCAACATCTTTTCATAATCGCTATACACACAGTATATATATAATAGTAATACAAAGAAGAGAGATCAGTAACCGGGCAGAGTTGTGCCTACTACACAAGGAAGGACCAGAGATAGCAAACTTTAAACTGAACAAGAACCCCCACTGGTGTGCCCACCTCTAGAGAACATTTGAAACTTAGTGTGTCCATCGCCAAAACGCAaccatcagcacgacggtgatgATCATGCCGCCATACGCGATCCGCTTGTCGACCCGGTGCCGCTTCTCGATAAGCTTCAAGACCGAGTTTGACAGGCCAACAGTGTTCAGGACATCCAGGGCCTTCCTTTGCGCACTCTGCAATCAAGTGCAAGGAGATGTTACTTCTACTACTAGCAGGCAGGCAAATTCTTTCACCATGCCAACAAAGGCCAGCAAGATTCATTCATATCTTCTGGGTGCTGTGCGAGTTGGACTGATTCGTTTACCTTCAGACGATCCCTCTGGTCAGAGTACTTGTGGAGGATGGCCACTCCTGTCTCAAAGGCTTCGTCAAGCATTCGAGAGGAGCTACGGGCCGATTGCATTGCCTGGGCTTCGTCGTCGAATATTTGAAGGACATGCGACGACTCACCATTCTGCAACAGTAATTTCCAATTCATTAAACGAGATTATCCTGCAGGAAAAACAACTGCTCATGCTTTGTTTGCTTCAAGACTACTTACAGCTCTCTCAAATAGCTCCGCCCTTTCCTTGGCTTCCAAAATCCGCTTTCGTTGCCGCAATGAGTGCTTGTCGAGGGTTTCCTTCAATGACTCGACCTCTTCAGATAGCTGCTCCACTTTTCTGCCAGGGCAGCATCAAACAATGTTAAAAACTTGGAACAGCAACCTACATAACTCCTATTCAGCTCTTCCTTTCAATTGTGCACACTGTCAAAATTATATATGCAACAGGGGAAAAAATCACAACAGAGTGCATACCCTAGAGCAATTCTCGGGAGTTGCTCTAGCAGCCACAAATATCACTTTTATACATAACTCCATTTCCACAAAACAGATAAAGGAAACATAGATAGCATCCTCAAACAACAGGATGAACCAAGCATGGGCGTCTAACTATCTCAGGTTGACACATGGCCTAAAATTCCAAATTGACCACACATGTAGAGTGACACGAGTTTCAGATCTAAGCTGGTGAATTCCAGAGAAAGATTAACACGAGAAGAAAATACATGTATTTAGTAGTTTAGTACTTCTGCAACTGTGAATCCTTACAATAAACGGAAGGGAATTAGAGAAATTGCCATCTGAAGAGCAAGAAAACAATCCAGTCTAATGTGTACCTCCTACAGATTAAAGCAATGTAGGTAAAGCACTCCCTCTCACATGCATATCAAGATAGCACTATTTGGTACGAGCTGAGGGCAAAATCAAGGTTCAAAGGTGTACTACCCTCTATACCTGGCCGTAGGATTTCTACTGCACCCAGAAGGTGGATGGATAAATCAATTAACCAAGAACTACTCATAAGTTAGATCAGAAGCAACAAATGAGATTATAACTTTCTGTATGCTATTTTGGTTATGCCAATTCCTCTGAAGCAAGGCTAGTTTTCAATATGAACTATCAAGTTCCCACATCAAAATATTCCTGCTTGCTGACTAAATTCTGAAGTGTAATAATACTCGGAGTAATTTATTGCTTGTGTGTGGTGGGTACTGGGTACTTGAATTAAAACACTATGACCCTGGTTAAGTCTAGAAAGATTTGTATATGCCAACCTACATACAAAGCATAACTAACATCACGAAAAGCTGAATTAGGAATTCTTATAATTGAGGGTGTACTGAACAACCTAATGAAAAGCCAAGGGAAAGATACGGCATGGCAAGAAAACTGATTTCCACTTAACAACCTAATTTCCACTTCGTCAAAGCATAATTGTCAAAGTTAAACAAGTTCAAACAGGCATACTGAACAACCTAATTTCCACTTTGTCAAAGCATAATTGAAGCCTACCAAGTTGAGCACATTGAACGGCCTAACTTCCATATCTATCCTCAATAGCATAACTGAAGGAAGCCTACCAGGTTGGGCACATCGAACAACCTAACTTGCAGTTCCTGAAAAGCATAATGGAGGCCTACCTAGTACAAAGTAGCAGTACACAAGTTGAAAACATGGCACAGATTACACCATTGACGCAAAATCCATGCTCAAGTAACCGAACTAGCAATATTCGCCTTAAGAGACCACAATAACGACAGAATGCATAAGCTAGAGCTGTGATGTACGCCCGCCGCGCCAACAACTCATCGGCAGTCGGAGATGTCTCTCCGCCATCATCGCCAATTCACGCGGCGCACAGGAGGAACTCGTGACGGAGCAGCTAAATGGGGCCAACAACTCATCGGCAGTCGGAGATCTCTCCCCGCCTCGTCGCCGATTCGCGCGGCACACAGAAGGAACTCGTGACGGAGCAGCTAAATGGGGCTAAGTAAGGCCCTgagaagaagaggagggagaggaagaggaggaggaggagtgtcgCTCACCTCTTCCAGAGGTCGCGCTGGCCCTTGGCGGGGATGGAGCGCCAGAGGCGGTCCATCTGCGCGCAGAGGCCCTGGATCTGCGCCACCTCCCTGCGCACGGCCTCGGCGCCCGCCGGGTCCGGCGCGCCGACGAGCGGCGCCGAggcggagtaggaggaggaggcgggcgccgAGGCGAGCCGCTCCACGCGGGCCACGCCGTCGCGGGCCGACAGCAGCAGCCGCCGCGCGCTCTGGTACATCTCCGACAGCGTCGCGCCCCCCGCCCCGCCGGAGAAATCCATCGCCGCCGCGGTCGAGATCGATCGGTCgatcgaggagggagagaggggaggattTCCTTCTGGCCGAGCGAGGCGTTGTGACGTGGCCGGTGGCGGGTGCTGGCCGCTTGATCGGGCACGGACGGCGCGATCGATGCCGCGTGGGCCCTCGCCGTGCAGCCTActttccttccttccttcccccccAAGGCTCCAAATTGAAAGGAACACCCACTCACACATTCCCACAAGTCTATTAGCCTCGCTGATAAAATGTCCATAAGCTGAACGACTGAGTGGTTGGTCTGACAGAGCACTGATTGCCACGAAATATTATCGTATTTTATCATGATCGGCATGTCGAACCATCTGATGGTGCAATCTGGAACAATCACCATGATTGCAATCTGATGGTATTCCAAGATCAAGGGATGCGGTCTTAAAGCGGTGGATCTAGCGTTCTGCATTGACTTCGTTGGCGGCAAACCACGAGTTTGAGGCTAGAAGGATACGCAGACGAACTCCGATTGATGCACCACCCTGATGATGGCACCACCAATGGTAATCCTCTTCATCGGGTCACAAAAGCCCCTTTGGGAGATGGTACTCCTTCATGTTCGACGAAGGTGAGTCGTGTTGGTAGTGATGAGGTTTGGTTCACCTTTCAACCCCTCATATATTTATTATTGTGCCGAATGCACTATCGCCGACCATATAAAAAAAGGTTGTTAGAAATTAAGAAGACGCGTCCAAAAGGGAAAAGTCAGATCGATGCACAATTATCATTAGATTAAAGGGAACCACAAAAGAAACCAAGTATTCATTGTACATCCTAGTATTTTGGTTGATATCCTTTAAGTGTGAGTGGTTACGAAGATATGAACACGTACTATTTGTACTACATTTGACATAACACATGTTTTACTTTGCTAGTAAAAGAAAGATGAAATCTTTTAGGACGGGCAGCTGATTGATTTTTCTTTTTTGGTGTAAGTCACTTTTTATGGGCCAACATATCTTCATCCAACGATCAATATCAATATTGCCAATGCTCATTTTGTTCTTCCCGTGTTGCCTCCCTACCCAGCCCCATCTGTCGGCCACCGACGCATGCGtcgtgctgccctccctcccaccACCCAAGGCTAGCCCCTTAAGCCCCAGCCCGCATGGTCTGGCACAAGCAACCATCGCATCGCCATCCGCATATGTTAACCTATTTCCTCGCCTCCGCCTCAGACGCTACATCTCGCCACTGCTCGTAGTGCCATCCCGGTCTCTGAAGATTTCCTGGCTCGGCTTTGCCGTTAACGTCGCGGCTCACTACCGTTCTCAACATCGTCGTCGGCTCACTACCATCCTCAACGTCGTCGCCGGCTCTGGCTTCGAGCTCCACCATGCCCCTCCTCCTTCCTTCACACGTGAAATCGACTTACACGAATAataatatttttttttcaaatgacTTGCATTTGCATATAGCCGGTGCGAAATTTTGTTCCAAAGTGTAGGGGCATTTCGGGAAACATCTTTGCCCCCAAAATATAACACCAAAGCGACGGGGCTGCTCTGCTCTCCTCATcgtcctctcctctcccctgccgccgccgcgccccgcttTCCCCACCGCGCTCCGCAAACCCTACCCCTCCCcccccgcccgccgcccgccgccgccgccgcgtcgccatgAGGTACCCCTCTATCATTCTCCTTCTACCCGAATCACGCGCCGGTGTTTTCCCCCCTTTCGACGTCGTCCCCGCCCAATGCGGCGCGGGGCTGGGGCGGGGCGGTTCGTTTCGCTCCGGCAGCTTCTGTCCTCTGCCCCAAATCGGGACGGAATCCGACCGCCTCCTGGTCCGTCAAATTCGCGCCGAACccccttggagtcacgggctgtagGGCGTTTACGATTTTTGGGGCTTGGTTGATCGTGTGCATACATGCAGAGTAGATCGATCGGATGTTGGAAGTGGCCGTAGGGTCGGAGGCcgtccatggattcctccaccagcgcTAGGTGTTGTCTGGGGGGCGTCATATTCAGCGAGCATTGGTCGTGGAAGCGCCTGAAACGGATTCAGCACACATCCAGTTCTCTTGTGCTCTGGTCACTGCACTGTTTAGTCGTTTCAGTACAAAGATAAGCTGTTTCATTGATGTTGAAGAAGATGTCTGCCAGTCTATTGCTGCACGCTCTTACATTGAAATGGTTGCCGGTTTTAGTGTAGCATGTGGGCGTCTGTTGAACACGCCGGGGGTGTGCCTAGGATATATATTAATCTGGTCCTTTGTTAATTAGTTTCATCGCCTTTCGCTTGCACTCCCACAGCGTTTCTTAACTCATCTTTTGCAGTGACACCGGGGAAGAAATGTTTAGACTAGGCGTGCATTATTATATCATGTAGTATACCTTAATGATTTGACTACAGCACTATTTGAGCCTTACCGGTTAGTATGAGTTGCATTTTCAATTATGTTCTTGTTAGACTGATACACTCTGTTGTGACAGCCAATCTGTTATTTCTGACTAAGAAATGTTCGGCCAAATCACCTCTTTAGAATATATTACACTGAAGTATGCAAAAGAAAGATAATGCGCCTCCCGTGATACTTATTTTTGGGCATTGTTTATGTTTTTTTTTGCTGCAAGTTAGTGACTAGGTGCTCTGGTTACTCCACTGTTTAGTCGTTTCAGCACAAAAATCAGCTGTTTcattgatgttgaaaaaaaagccTGTCGTCTATTTCTGCACACTGTTACATTGAAATAGTTGCCAGTTTCAGTGTAGCATGTGGCCGGGCGTCTGTTGAACACGCCGGAGGTGCGCCTAGGATATCAATCTGGTTATCGTTAAGTAGTATGACCGTCGCTTGCAGTACCCCACAATGTTTCTCATCTTTTCCAGTaacaggggggggggggaatggttaGACTAGGCGTGCATTATATCACAGTGTACCTTGATGATTTGACTAGCACTATTTGAGCCTTGCCTGTTAGTATGAGCTACATTTTCAGGTTTGCTGTTGTTAGACTGATACACTTTCTTGCGACAATCAATCTGTTATTTCTGACTAAGAAGTTTTCAGCCAGATTACCTTTTTAGAATGTATATTACACTGAAGTATGCAAAAAAGAAGATAATGTGCCTCCCATGATACTTATTTTTGGGCATTGTTTATGTTTTTTTACTGTAAGTTAGTGACTAGGTGCACACTGTTTTTTCTTCTTGGGGGGGTGGGGGGTGCTGTGGCCCAACATGATGCATTTTCTATGGCATGCAGTCGTCAACCTGAGGTGCTCTGGGCTCAACGCTCTGAAAAGG is a genomic window containing:
- the LOC101290637 gene encoding membrin-11, whose translation is MDFSGGAGGATLSEMYQSARRLLLSARDGVARVERLASAPASSSYSASAPLVGAPDPAGAEAVRREVAQIQGLCAQMDRLWRSIPAKGQRDLWKRKVEQLSEEVESLKETLDKHSLRQRKRILEAKERAELFERANGESSHVLQIFDDEAQAMQSARSSSRMLDEAFETGVAILHKYSDQRDRLKSAQRKALDVLNTVGLSNSVLKLIEKRHRVDKRIAYGGMIITVVLMVAFWRWTH
- the LOC123094207 gene encoding UDP-glycosyltransferase 73C6: MAAAAAAACRYMYLWQPNPKPGHLLPRRASTTPPFQHPRHAVVASPSRSRSNRMACRGANSDDVAATTTAHFVFVPLMHHGHLIPAVDAAMQLAAHGALSSIVVTPTYAARLRPAVESSGLPVRLMELPLDLAGTDDVDRIPLDQEATYLLAASRLRGPLERHLRAHAPPVTCVVSDICHPWTAGLAMSLGVPRLSFLGMSAYCLLCLQTEHHAAAMHNAYAAADPYWHLMPEEPVEVKVPTAPPGFMRLPASEKLAYEKLAYAVERAGVDVDGVLLNTFLELEPGTVVDSGEVRSVNVWAVGPVSLFHQHEHQHSAALAARGNAPAVDADECLRWLDGKEPSSVVYVSFGSSVVHARPEQVVETGLGLEASGHPFIWVVSPENAGQDEDEEVRRFLEELEGRLSGRGLLIKGWAPQQLILSHASVGGIVTHCGWNSMMEAVAAGLPVATWPHMAHQFLNEMLAVQSMGTGVSVGVEWLKEEDGEVAVVERGAVEKAVRSIMGGGDEAVERRGRAAALATTAREAVREGGSAFINLRRLVKRYQAATPQDASTSPQI